A window from Saprospiraceae bacterium encodes these proteins:
- the ccoS gene encoding cbb3-type cytochrome oxidase assembly protein CcoS: MNVILYLIVISLVVAGGFLAAFFWAVRDGQYDDEYTPSVRILLDDDMINKEDKTN; the protein is encoded by the coding sequence ATGAATGTAATTCTTTACTTAATTGTCATCAGTCTGGTGGTTGCGGGAGGATTTCTAGCGGCATTTTTCTGGGCTGTACGCGACGGGCAGTATGATGATGAATACACACCCAGTGTTCGTATACTTTTGGATGACGATATGATCAACAAAGAAGACAAAACCAATTAA
- a CDS encoding tetratricopeptide repeat protein: MKSKNSSPMTSSVSLQNSSSSFNLKKSLGWLVFAIGSLVYLNTILHEFTQDDAIVIYDNMYTTKGVSGLKGLFTKDTFYGFFKEEGKAKVVSGGRYRPFTPAMFAIEYQLVGKKPWLGHLINILLYGFLCMMIYKLLQSLINYKDAHERNTWMIFAATLLYATHPLHTEVVANIKGRDEIMSMLGSILALYFLVKNHESNNFKHIIIACFCFFIALLSKENAITYLAVVPLAFYFFRTLSISGALSKSLYLIAPAILFLMIRAAILGNDFGGTPMELMNNPYLEYVDGVYKPIPQGEKFATITFTLGKYIQLLLLPHPLTHDYYPRYIDIKSFGDFDVLLSLLLYGFLIFIAVRGFKTRSLPAFAAGYYLVTLSIVSNIIFPIGTNMSERFMFMPSLGFTLLLAYLLDRFIYSKFGKNAFLAAVGLIIVSYCFKTITRNNVWKNDFTLFTTDVKTSTNSAKVLNAAGGALTTNAFSEKDENKRKEMLTQALQYLTKAIEIHPLYKNAYLITGNAQYHLGEYEKSVASYRKALQLDPGYKDATVNMAVALRDAGKIAGEKENNLAKAELYLNESLKITTNDPETYRLMGVLNGVKGNHAEAIKYFLKVAEIDSSNANAYLNLSLAYRNVGDNVSADKHLEKAKSLNPNILNQ; encoded by the coding sequence ATGAAAAGTAAAAATTCATCTCCAATGACTTCTTCTGTTAGCTTACAGAATTCATCGTCATCGTTTAATTTAAAAAAATCGTTGGGTTGGCTGGTATTTGCCATCGGATCACTCGTATATCTCAATACTATATTGCATGAATTCACACAAGATGATGCCATTGTAATATACGACAATATGTACACTACAAAAGGTGTATCAGGGCTCAAAGGTCTGTTCACAAAAGATACTTTTTACGGATTTTTTAAAGAAGAAGGAAAAGCAAAAGTCGTTTCCGGAGGAAGATACAGACCTTTTACTCCGGCCATGTTTGCTATCGAATATCAACTAGTAGGCAAAAAACCCTGGTTGGGTCATCTCATCAATATACTGTTGTATGGTTTTCTATGTATGATGATTTACAAACTTCTGCAATCTCTGATCAATTATAAAGATGCACATGAAAGAAATACATGGATGATTTTTGCTGCAACTTTATTGTACGCTACTCATCCGTTACATACTGAAGTTGTTGCCAACATTAAAGGTCGGGATGAAATCATGAGTATGCTTGGTTCCATCCTTGCACTGTATTTTCTGGTAAAAAACCATGAATCCAACAATTTCAAACATATCATTATCGCCTGCTTTTGTTTTTTTATAGCACTTCTTTCAAAAGAAAACGCCATTACTTATCTTGCAGTAGTGCCTTTAGCATTTTATTTTTTCAGAACTCTCTCGATATCAGGTGCACTGTCCAAAAGTCTTTATCTTATTGCTCCTGCGATTCTTTTTTTAATGATCAGAGCAGCCATCCTAGGTAATGATTTCGGTGGTACTCCGATGGAATTGATGAACAACCCATATCTGGAGTATGTCGATGGAGTATATAAGCCCATACCTCAGGGAGAAAAATTTGCCACTATCACTTTTACTTTGGGAAAATATATCCAATTGTTGTTATTGCCACATCCGTTGACACATGATTATTACCCAAGATACATTGATATAAAGTCATTTGGAGACTTTGATGTATTGTTAAGCCTGTTGTTGTATGGCTTTTTAATTTTTATTGCAGTTAGAGGCTTCAAAACCAGATCACTCCCAGCTTTCGCTGCCGGGTATTATTTAGTGACACTCTCTATAGTTTCCAATATCATTTTTCCTATTGGAACCAATATGTCAGAAAGATTTATGTTTATGCCGTCTTTGGGTTTTACGCTTTTATTGGCATACTTGCTAGACAGATTTATTTATTCAAAATTCGGAAAAAATGCATTTCTGGCTGCTGTAGGACTCATCATAGTATCATATTGTTTTAAGACCATCACCAGAAATAATGTATGGAAAAATGATTTTACCCTATTTACCACCGATGTAAAGACATCGACCAATAGTGCTAAGGTACTTAATGCTGCAGGAGGCGCTCTTACTACGAATGCTTTTAGCGAAAAAGATGAAAATAAAAGAAAAGAAATGCTGACACAAGCACTTCAATACCTTACTAAAGCAATCGAAATTCATCCTTTATATAAAAATGCTTATCTTATCACCGGTAATGCGCAATACCACTTGGGCGAATATGAAAAAAGTGTGGCTTCATACAGGAAGGCCTTACAGTTGGATCCCGGATATAAAGATGCTACTGTCAATATGGCTGTTGCTCTTCGTGATGCGGGCAAAATCGCCGGAGAAAAAGAAAACAATCTGGCAAAGGCTGAATTGTACCTCAACGAATCCCTAAAAATTACAACTAATGATCCTGAAACATACAGATTGATGGGCGTACTGAATGGTGTCAAAGGCAATCACGCAGAAGCTATCAAATATTTTTTGAAGGTGGCTGAAATTGATTCTTCAAATGCAAATGCTTACTTAAATCTTAGTCTTGCATATCGGAATGTGGGTGACAATGTTAGTGCTGACAAACACTTGGAAAAAGCTAAATCGTTGAATCCAAATATATTGAACCAATAA
- a CDS encoding serine hydrolase, which produces MVQKYNFVEWFLFIFLLIPLSVIYSQSYKEREDIWVRARMEQMTLEQKVGQIFMVRAYSKGNIEEDNIIADYIKKFHIGGICFFQGTPTNQVNLINKYQAMSSTPMLMGIDGEWGLAMRFPNETVSFPKQMMLGAIKDDKLIFEMGKEIGRQCKRAGININFAPSIDVNNNSKNPVIFDRSFGDSPENVAQKGHMLCKAMEEEGILSCAKHFPGHGDTEIDSHVDLPSINHDIERLESLELYPFRRLTSLGISAMMVGHLNVPSLETQANRPATLSSSIIQNFIRDGMSFNGLLITDAMDMKGVTKYFPNGVAEAEAFLAGNDIILVPENLPLAIRKIKEYISSGKITTERLDQSVERILRAKFKVGLSTFSTLPSEGINNFLKRNQLVAIKQKLTEAAMTLVADQEGLVPIRETSDVHIGTLSINNIQQTKFQNRISDYADARHYQIMPAQFATKYTQMLQTLSQFDQIIVGIHTSGKLKDFTYDISLPMISFLKELQTRKKVIFVLFGSPYLLKKMDFAHHVLLAYDNDHLTQDVAAQTLFGVNDISGTLPVTVNNMWPSGHGIDRRNIQRLGYAKPEMVSMSSDTLNKIDSIMAEVIRLQASPGGQILIAKDNKIIFQKSYGKLSQNGYYVNNNTVYDIASITKILTTTLATMKLVDDGKINIHDPLKNYIYNIDTTNKADLVIRDILAHHARLLPWIGFYQNTTLPAKSFGYNPNYYSGILQDRYSVPVAKGMFMRTDYVDTMFQSIFQTRLRDSDNYRYSDLGFYLMQKVIENKSGKSLDAYASSSFYKPLGLKYTTFRPLLNHHESIIAPTENDNYFRNQTLKGHVHDMGAAMLGGVAGHAGLFSTAKEMAVLMQMLLNKGSYGGKNYISPQTVELFTTRHSRSTRRGLGFDMKELAGEKLQNTSHLAPASVFGHTGFTGTAAWADPKNNIVYIFCANRTYPEVTIRLSTKENIELKFRP; this is translated from the coding sequence ATGGTGCAAAAATACAATTTTGTAGAATGGTTTCTTTTCATATTTTTATTGATACCGCTTTCGGTGATCTACTCCCAATCCTACAAGGAAAGGGAGGACATTTGGGTTAGGGCCAGAATGGAGCAGATGACCCTGGAACAGAAGGTGGGACAGATATTTATGGTCAGGGCCTACTCAAAAGGCAATATTGAGGAAGACAATATTATTGCTGATTATATTAAGAAATTTCATATCGGCGGTATCTGCTTTTTTCAGGGCACACCTACAAATCAGGTAAATCTCATCAATAAGTACCAAGCGATGTCTTCAACACCCATGCTGATGGGAATAGACGGAGAATGGGGACTTGCTATGAGGTTTCCCAACGAGACTGTATCTTTTCCTAAACAAATGATGTTAGGTGCCATAAAAGATGATAAACTCATCTTCGAAATGGGTAAAGAAATAGGACGCCAATGCAAACGAGCCGGCATCAATATCAACTTTGCACCTTCCATTGATGTCAACAACAATTCCAAAAACCCCGTGATATTTGATCGATCCTTTGGTGATTCTCCTGAAAATGTAGCACAAAAAGGGCATATGTTGTGCAAAGCTATGGAAGAAGAAGGAATTCTTTCGTGCGCAAAACATTTTCCCGGCCATGGAGATACGGAGATTGATTCTCATGTGGATTTGCCATCTATCAATCATGACATAGAACGCCTTGAGAGCCTGGAGCTTTATCCGTTCAGAAGACTTACCAGCCTTGGTATCAGCGCCATGATGGTGGGACACCTGAATGTTCCCAGCCTCGAAACCCAAGCCAACAGACCTGCTACTTTATCATCTTCTATTATACAGAATTTTATACGTGATGGCATGAGTTTCAATGGACTCCTCATCACAGATGCCATGGACATGAAAGGGGTGACTAAATATTTTCCAAATGGCGTCGCAGAGGCTGAGGCTTTTCTGGCAGGCAATGACATCATTCTTGTTCCTGAAAACTTACCATTAGCCATCCGCAAAATAAAAGAATACATTTCTTCCGGAAAAATTACTACAGAAAGGTTAGACCAAAGTGTTGAAAGAATTTTGAGGGCCAAGTTTAAAGTAGGATTGAGCACTTTCAGTACCTTGCCATCTGAAGGAATTAATAACTTCCTGAAGCGAAATCAACTTGTGGCTATAAAACAAAAACTCACTGAAGCTGCTATGACTCTTGTTGCAGACCAAGAAGGTCTCGTACCTATACGTGAAACATCCGATGTTCATATCGGAACCTTAAGTATCAATAATATACAGCAAACAAAGTTTCAGAATCGAATCAGTGATTATGCAGATGCCAGACATTATCAGATCATGCCCGCACAATTTGCGACAAAATATACTCAAATGTTGCAGACATTATCGCAATTTGACCAAATTATTGTGGGCATACACACTTCCGGTAAGCTCAAAGACTTCACTTACGACATCAGCTTACCTATGATCAGTTTTCTGAAAGAATTACAAACCAGGAAAAAAGTCATATTTGTCCTCTTCGGAAGCCCGTACTTACTTAAAAAAATGGATTTTGCACATCATGTTTTGTTGGCTTATGATAATGATCACTTGACTCAGGATGTTGCTGCACAAACATTATTCGGAGTCAACGATATCAGCGGTACACTACCGGTAACTGTAAATAATATGTGGCCATCCGGACATGGGATAGACAGACGAAATATTCAGAGACTGGGATATGCAAAACCTGAAATGGTGAGTATGAGCAGTGATACTCTCAACAAAATAGATAGCATCATGGCAGAAGTTATACGACTTCAGGCTTCGCCGGGAGGCCAGATTTTGATAGCAAAAGACAATAAAATCATATTCCAGAAATCATATGGAAAACTCAGTCAGAATGGCTACTATGTTAACAATAATACCGTATATGATATTGCCTCGATCACCAAAATTCTTACTACCACATTGGCCACTATGAAATTGGTTGATGACGGAAAAATAAATATACATGACCCTCTCAAAAACTACATATATAATATTGATACTACCAATAAAGCTGATCTGGTCATCAGAGACATACTGGCACATCATGCCAGACTTCTGCCATGGATAGGCTTTTATCAAAATACTACTTTGCCAGCGAAAAGTTTTGGCTACAATCCCAATTATTATAGTGGCATCCTGCAAGACAGATACTCTGTACCGGTTGCTAAAGGTATGTTCATGAGGACTGACTACGTAGATACAATGTTCCAATCTATCTTTCAAACCAGACTCAGGGATAGCGACAATTACAGATATAGTGATCTGGGCTTTTACCTGATGCAAAAAGTCATCGAAAACAAAAGCGGAAAATCTCTGGATGCATACGCTTCTTCTTCATTTTACAAACCATTGGGATTAAAATATACTACTTTCAGGCCTTTATTAAACCACCATGAATCTATCATCGCGCCTACTGAAAATGACAATTACTTCAGAAATCAAACCCTCAAAGGTCATGTTCACGACATGGGTGCGGCCATGCTGGGTGGTGTAGCTGGACACGCAGGATTATTTTCTACTGCAAAGGAAATGGCAGTTTTGATGCAAATGTTGTTAAATAAAGGAAGCTATGGCGGTAAAAATTATATATCACCACAAACCGTAGAATTATTTACCACAAGACATTCGAGATCCACCAGAAGAGGATTGGGTTTTGATATGAAGGAATTGGCAGGTGAAAAGTTACAGAATACTTCACACCTGGCTCCGGCTTCTGTATTTGGCCATACAGGTTTTACGGGAACCGCAGCATGGGCAGACCCAAAAAACAACATAGTATATATCTTTTGTGCCAACAGAACTTATCCGGAGGTAACAATCAGACTTTCAACAAAAGAGAATATAGAATTAAAGTTCAGACCCTGA
- a CDS encoding sterol desaturase family protein, with the protein MFLNIGIILLTVLVMEFVAWSAHKYLMHGWLWIWHEDHHKPHYEKTGFFEKNDLFFLVFAIPSMICYIVGTLYVDYRWALYIGIGISIYGLIYFLIHDVYIHQRFKWFRQLDSRYSRAILKAHGAHHAKTKKEDGESFGLLIVNPKYYMKKRKVAGT; encoded by the coding sequence ATGTTTTTAAATATCGGAATCATACTGCTCACTGTATTGGTGATGGAATTTGTCGCATGGTCTGCTCATAAATATCTTATGCATGGCTGGTTGTGGATCTGGCATGAGGATCACCACAAACCACATTATGAAAAGACAGGATTTTTTGAAAAAAATGATTTGTTTTTTCTGGTTTTTGCAATACCGAGTATGATTTGTTATATAGTGGGAACATTATATGTAGATTATCGTTGGGCACTATATATAGGTATAGGCATTTCTATATATGGTTTGATATATTTTTTGATACATGATGTATATATTCATCAGAGATTCAAATGGTTCCGACAGCTTGATTCCAGATACAGCAGAGCCATCTTAAAAGCTCATGGAGCTCATCATGCAAAAACTAAAAAGGAAGACGGAGAGTCATTTGGCCTTTTGATAGTAAATCCTAAGTATTACATGAAAAAGCGTAAGGTTGCCGGAACCTGA
- a CDS encoding S41 family peptidase produces the protein MEEQEVKGTYKIIQPLMLSACIAIGMMIGYKMNDKPENALISTMDYPVDSLMMTGRVEELIRFIENKYVDKVDSEKLIAAALKGVFEELDPHSIYLSPDETESVNDQMDGEYDGIGIENFIIDDTVRVSAVLKNSPAEKAGIRVFDKIISIDGNPVTGKDTKYTDVRNLLKQKPGTKVKILFMRGPAHVTLDVTVGEVEVKTVSAQYLKDIQTVLVKIDRFGDNTYREFMDVVELYFSKNNAKHIILDLRDNPGGFLPEATNILCQIFEEKERLLLYTEGRSNKKNEYKSTGKRFFPIDQVVVLIDENSASASEIIAGAIQDWDRGLVIGRRSFGKGLVQEQYKLNNGGAVRLTVARYFTPSGRSIQRDYVDRDEYDDDFHSRYQNGDLFHKDSTLIKNGGKYTTLLLKRTVEGSGGITPDLFVAMDSVYKNGNYLEAFAFLQEFSFRYAAKYHTSIPTDIKAFDSWILPDKGINELNAFIKANVETELIVGKDLWPYFKLEIKKQIRNILFKKENATDFTNDKFVSEAIKAIKNKKGAADFK, from the coding sequence ATGGAGGAACAAGAGGTCAAAGGAACATATAAAATCATACAGCCGCTGATGCTTTCGGCTTGTATAGCTATAGGTATGATGATAGGGTATAAAATGAATGATAAACCCGAAAATGCATTGATAAGCACCATGGATTATCCTGTCGACAGTCTCATGATGACGGGCAGGGTAGAGGAACTCATCCGTTTTATAGAAAACAAGTATGTAGATAAAGTGGACAGCGAAAAACTGATCGCAGCTGCCTTGAAGGGTGTTTTTGAAGAACTTGATCCACACTCAATATATTTGTCTCCGGATGAAACCGAATCTGTCAATGACCAAATGGATGGTGAGTATGATGGCATAGGTATAGAAAATTTCATCATCGACGATACAGTCCGTGTATCTGCAGTACTAAAAAATAGTCCCGCAGAAAAAGCCGGAATCAGGGTTTTTGATAAAATTATCTCCATAGACGGCAATCCTGTAACAGGCAAGGACACAAAATACACTGATGTAAGAAACCTGCTAAAACAGAAACCCGGCACAAAAGTAAAAATACTTTTTATGAGAGGACCTGCTCATGTTACTTTGGATGTTACAGTAGGTGAGGTCGAAGTAAAAACTGTATCAGCTCAATATCTAAAGGATATACAAACTGTCCTTGTGAAAATAGATAGATTTGGAGACAATACTTACAGAGAGTTTATGGATGTCGTTGAGTTATACTTTTCCAAAAACAATGCAAAACACATCATACTTGATTTGAGAGATAATCCGGGAGGTTTTTTGCCTGAAGCTACCAATATTTTGTGCCAGATTTTTGAAGAAAAGGAAAGATTGTTGTTGTATACTGAGGGGCGTTCAAATAAAAAAAATGAATATAAATCCACAGGAAAACGATTTTTCCCAATCGATCAGGTAGTAGTCCTTATTGATGAAAATTCAGCATCTGCAAGTGAAATTATTGCCGGAGCAATTCAGGATTGGGATCGGGGTTTGGTGATCGGCAGAAGGTCTTTTGGCAAAGGATTGGTACAGGAACAATACAAACTCAACAACGGTGGAGCTGTCAGGCTGACGGTAGCCCGATATTTTACCCCTTCAGGCAGATCCATTCAGAGAGACTACGTCGACAGAGATGAATATGATGATGATTTCCATTCACGATATCAGAACGGAGACCTTTTCCACAAGGACAGTACGCTTATAAAAAATGGAGGTAAGTATACTACATTGCTACTCAAACGTACCGTCGAAGGTTCTGGTGGCATCACCCCGGATTTGTTTGTGGCCATGGATAGTGTTTATAAAAATGGAAATTACCTGGAAGCATTTGCTTTTTTACAGGAATTTTCATTCAGATATGCTGCAAAATATCATACATCTATCCCAACAGATATTAAAGCTTTTGATTCCTGGATACTTCCTGACAAAGGTATAAATGAGCTTAATGCTTTCATAAAAGCCAATGTCGAGACCGAACTTATAGTAGGTAAAGACCTATGGCCGTATTTTAAGCTTGAAATCAAAAAACAAATACGCAATATATTGTTTAAAAAGGAGAATGCGACCGATTTTACAAATGATAAGTTTGTATCAGAAGCAATTAAAGCCATCAAAAATAAAAAAGGTGCTGCTGATTTTAAATAA
- a CDS encoding Lrp/AsnC ligand binding domain-containing protein has translation MISKKKHLELDDIDSKILSILAKDARLSYAEIGKKLFISPGTVHVRIKKLTDAKLIKAIRADLDYGNLGFDITAFLGIYLEKSNMYEGVKAELLKIKEVVDAHYTTGNYSIFAKIICKDTGHLRDVLSKKIQNIKGIQRTETFISLEETLSRPLFLTEID, from the coding sequence ATGATTTCAAAAAAAAAGCATTTGGAGCTGGATGACATAGATTCAAAAATTTTGTCTATTCTGGCGAAAGATGCACGCCTTTCGTATGCTGAAATCGGAAAAAAATTGTTTATTTCCCCGGGTACTGTTCATGTCAGAATCAAAAAACTCACTGATGCAAAACTCATAAAGGCAATCAGAGCAGATCTTGACTATGGAAATCTTGGATTTGACATCACTGCATTTTTAGGTATTTACCTTGAAAAATCCAATATGTATGAAGGTGTCAAAGCTGAATTGCTCAAAATAAAAGAAGTAGTCGATGCTCATTATACTACCGGCAATTATAGCATTTTTGCCAAAATAATATGCAAAGATACCGGACATCTAAGGGATGTTCTTTCCAAAAAAATTCAGAATATCAAAGGTATTCAGCGGACAGAAACCTTCATATCACTTGAAGAAACACTGTCACGTCCACTATTTCTCACTGAAATAGATTAG
- the tnpA gene encoding IS200/IS605 family transposase, with the protein MANTYTQIHIQVVFAVQNRECIILKSWKDELYKYMTGIIQNHNHKVLAINGMPDHVHILFGMRPTQALSDLMQDIKGDSSKWINQKGYIKGKFSWQEGYGAFSYSKSHVNSVIDYIKNQENHHKKKTFIEEYHDFLEKFDVEYDKRYVFKHVGYDIEL; encoded by the coding sequence ATGGCTAATACTTATACGCAAATACATATTCAAGTAGTTTTTGCTGTTCAAAACAGGGAATGTATTATTCTAAAATCGTGGAAGGATGAATTATATAAGTACATGACCGGCATTATACAAAATCATAATCATAAAGTTTTAGCTATAAATGGTATGCCTGACCACGTTCATATTTTGTTTGGTATGAGGCCTACGCAAGCATTGTCAGACTTAATGCAAGACATAAAAGGAGATAGTTCAAAATGGATCAATCAGAAAGGTTATATAAAAGGAAAGTTTTCGTGGCAAGAAGGTTATGGTGCTTTCTCTTACAGCAAATCACATGTAAACTCAGTTATTGATTATATCAAGAATCAGGAAAATCATCACAAGAAGAAAACATTTATAGAAGAGTATCATGATTTTTTAGAAAAATTTGATGTGGAATATGACAAAAGATATGTATTTAAACATGTAGGCTATGATATCGAGCTATAG
- a CDS encoding glutamine--tRNA ligase/YqeY domain fusion protein — MTEEKKESLHFIEQIIDEDIKSGKHDGRILTRFPPEPNGYLHIGHAKAICINFETAKKYGGRTNLRFDDTNPTTEETEYVDSIMDDIHWLGFEWKDEPLYASDYFDKLYEFAVRLIEKGLAYVDDSTPEEIASMKGTPSTPGVESPYKSRSKEENLMLFEKMKNGAFPDGSKVLRANVDMSSPNMLMRDPVIYRIKKEHHHRTGDDWCIYPMYDFAHGQSDSIEGITHSLCSLEFIHHRPLYDWFIEKLEIFPSRQIEFARMNVEYMITSKRKLLKLVNEKFVEGWDDPRMPTISGMRRRGYPPAAIRTFCDKAGVAKRENTIEINLLESCVRDELNRTALRAMVVIDPVKVIITNYPEGQSEILKAENNPEDPSSGHRDVLFSRELYIEREDFVENAPPKYFRMTPGSDVRLKHAYILHCTGVTKDNDGNILEITATYYPDSKSGEDVSGIKPKGTLHWVSIADSEPCEIRLYDRLFTVPDPTEDQNVDFLSFYNPKSLELVLNARMESSLMSAQPGMQFQFLRQGYFCVDKSSTSDHIVFNKTVGLKDSFAKEVKKG, encoded by the coding sequence ATGACGGAAGAAAAGAAAGAATCTCTCCATTTTATAGAGCAAATCATTGATGAAGACATAAAGTCAGGCAAACATGACGGACGGATCCTGACAAGGTTCCCGCCTGAGCCCAATGGATATCTGCATATCGGACATGCCAAAGCCATCTGTATCAATTTTGAAACGGCTAAAAAGTATGGAGGCAGGACCAATCTCAGATTTGATGATACCAATCCCACTACGGAAGAAACCGAATATGTGGACTCTATCATGGATGATATTCATTGGCTCGGATTTGAGTGGAAAGATGAGCCGTTGTATGCATCAGATTATTTTGATAAATTGTATGAGTTTGCGGTCCGGCTCATTGAGAAGGGATTGGCATACGTGGATGACAGTACTCCGGAAGAAATCGCATCAATGAAGGGAACACCATCCACTCCGGGTGTTGAAAGCCCTTACAAATCAAGAAGTAAGGAGGAGAATCTGATGCTTTTTGAAAAAATGAAAAATGGTGCATTTCCGGACGGGTCGAAAGTCCTGCGTGCCAATGTAGACATGTCATCACCTAATATGCTGATGAGAGATCCTGTCATATACCGAATCAAAAAAGAACATCATCACAGGACAGGAGATGATTGGTGTATTTATCCTATGTATGATTTTGCACACGGTCAGTCAGACTCTATAGAAGGGATCACGCACTCCTTATGTTCGCTGGAGTTTATCCATCACCGCCCACTTTATGACTGGTTTATAGAAAAGCTCGAAATATTTCCTTCACGGCAGATAGAATTTGCCAGAATGAATGTGGAATATATGATAACGTCAAAACGCAAATTGTTGAAATTAGTCAACGAAAAATTTGTGGAAGGTTGGGATGATCCAAGAATGCCCACGATATCCGGAATGCGTAGGAGAGGATACCCGCCTGCTGCCATAAGGACATTTTGTGATAAAGCCGGAGTGGCCAAGAGGGAAAATACCATTGAGATCAACCTATTGGAATCTTGCGTGCGCGACGAATTGAACAGGACTGCTTTGCGGGCCATGGTAGTGATCGATCCTGTAAAAGTGATCATTACCAATTATCCTGAAGGGCAATCAGAAATACTCAAAGCCGAAAACAATCCTGAAGATCCGTCGTCGGGACACAGAGATGTTTTATTTAGTCGTGAATTGTACATAGAGCGGGAAGATTTTGTGGAAAATGCCCCACCAAAATATTTCAGAATGACTCCCGGATCGGATGTAAGGCTCAAGCACGCTTACATCCTGCACTGTACAGGAGTTACTAAAGATAATGATGGAAATATACTTGAGATTACTGCCACATATTATCCTGACAGCAAATCAGGCGAAGATGTCTCCGGCATCAAACCTAAAGGCACCTTGCATTGGGTAAGTATTGCAGATTCGGAACCTTGCGAGATAAGATTGTATGACAGACTTTTTACAGTGCCGGATCCTACTGAAGACCAAAATGTTGACTTTTTGTCATTTTACAATCCAAAATCATTGGAATTGGTATTAAATGCCAGAATGGAATCATCCCTGATGAGTGCCCAGCCAGGTATGCAATTTCAATTCTTGCGACAAGGATATTTTTGTGTAGATAAGAGCAGCACTTCTGACCACATTGTATTCAATAAGACGGTAGGGCTGAAAGACAGTTTTGCAAAAGAAGTGAAAAAGGGATAG